The following proteins come from a genomic window of Sesamum indicum cultivar Zhongzhi No. 13 linkage group LG10, S_indicum_v1.0, whole genome shotgun sequence:
- the LOC105172984 gene encoding LOW QUALITY PROTEIN: autophagy-related protein 8i-like (The sequence of the model RefSeq protein was modified relative to this genomic sequence to represent the inferred CDS: inserted 1 base in 1 codon) has product MGKAKTKAFKEEFCLGXESQEIIAKYPDRVPVVAERYTKSDLPEMEKKKFLVPRDMSVGQFIHILSGRLHLAPGKALFVFVKNTLPQTSSLIESVYDSYKDEDSFLYMCYSNEKTFG; this is encoded by the exons ATGGGCAAAGCCAAGACCAAAGCCTTCAAGGAAGAGTTCTGTTTGG ACGAATCACAGGAGATTATTGCCAAGTACCCCGATCGAGTCCCTGTTGTGGCTGAAAGGTATACAAAATCTGACCTTCCTgagatggagaagaagaaattccTAGTACCTCGTGATATGTCTGTTGGCCAATTTATCCACATCCTCAGTGGCAGACTCCATCTGGCTCCTGGGAAAGCTCTCTTTGTGTTTGTCAAGAACACATTACCACAGACATCGAGCTTGATTGAGTCTGTTTACGACTCATATAAGGATGAAGACAGCTTCCTGTATATGTGCTACAGCAATGAGAAAACCTTTGGCTGA